In one Thioclava sp. ES.031 genomic region, the following are encoded:
- a CDS encoding thiamine diphosphokinase, whose amino-acid sequence MISSIVHSSTGVSLLGAGAVNHADVDEALTIAPCLVAADGGGDRALSMGLEPEAVIGDLDSLSDAARATLGPRVHPVAEQDSTDFAKCLQRIKAPFILALGFTGMRLDHTLAAMTDLIRTPHRVVMLAEEEVIFRCPPSLSLDVTEGTRVSLFPFGEVKARSEGLQWPLDGIGFTPAERVGTSNRATGPVRIMLEGPALMMLPRENLSAALEGLGIG is encoded by the coding sequence ATGATTAGCAGTATTGTCCATTCGTCAACCGGGGTTTCGCTTCTCGGCGCCGGCGCAGTTAACCATGCGGATGTTGACGAAGCGTTGACAATCGCCCCCTGTCTCGTGGCCGCCGATGGCGGTGGAGATCGGGCCTTGTCGATGGGTCTCGAGCCCGAAGCGGTGATCGGCGATCTCGATTCCCTGTCGGATGCGGCGCGCGCCACACTTGGCCCGCGGGTGCATCCGGTGGCCGAGCAGGACAGCACCGATTTCGCGAAATGCCTGCAACGCATCAAGGCGCCGTTCATCCTGGCGCTCGGCTTTACCGGGATGCGGCTGGATCACACGCTGGCCGCGATGACCGACCTGATCCGCACGCCGCACCGGGTCGTGATGCTGGCCGAGGAAGAGGTGATCTTCCGCTGCCCGCCGTCCCTCTCGCTGGATGTGACGGAAGGCACGCGGGTCTCTTTGTTTCCATTCGGCGAGGTAAAAGCGCGATCGGAAGGGCTGCAATGGCCGCTGGACGGGATCGGCTTCACGCCCGCCGAACGGGTCGGCACGTCGAACCGGGCGACGGGGCCTGTACGGATCATGCTGGAGGGGCCCGCCCTGATGATGCTGCCGCGCGAGAACCTCTCCGCCGCGCTGGAAGGTCTGGGGATCGGCTGA
- a CDS encoding amidohydrolase, with the protein MTSAPSSLPPDSLTNSDIAEFTAWRHRLHQDPELSGEERDTAARVVAMLLPTAPDRTLTELGGHGVAAIYEGAEPGPTVLLRCELDALPIHETGTPPYRSNFPGKGHLCGHDGHMAILAGVARWLSRNRPARGRAILLFQPAEETGAGAAAVIADPRFAEIAPDLSFALHNMPGVPFGAAALQDGVMNCASRGMKITLTGWTAHASLPESGRSPAPALARLLSDLTALGNELHQSDPDFARVTITHARLGEPAFGVAPGAAELWATLRTQRDAGMAGLVEKAEAMVREAADALGLEREITYHDVFRHCENAPEANAILRAALRAEGIETTETDLPMRASEDFGRFADHGPAAMALLGAGDRPALHNPDYDFPDALIGPGARVLIQCLRARLY; encoded by the coding sequence ATGACCAGCGCGCCCTCCTCCCTCCCGCCCGACAGTCTGACCAATTCCGACATCGCGGAATTTACCGCGTGGCGGCACCGTCTGCATCAGGACCCCGAGCTTTCCGGCGAGGAACGCGACACCGCCGCGCGGGTGGTCGCGATGTTGCTGCCAACCGCGCCGGACCGGACGCTGACCGAGCTTGGCGGCCACGGGGTCGCCGCGATCTACGAGGGTGCGGAGCCCGGTCCGACGGTTCTCCTGCGCTGCGAATTGGACGCGCTGCCGATCCACGAGACCGGCACGCCGCCTTACCGCTCGAACTTTCCCGGCAAGGGGCACTTATGCGGCCATGACGGTCACATGGCGATTCTCGCAGGGGTGGCGCGCTGGCTGTCGCGCAATCGTCCCGCGCGTGGCCGCGCGATCTTGCTGTTCCAACCCGCCGAAGAGACCGGCGCGGGGGCTGCGGCCGTGATCGCCGATCCGCGTTTTGCCGAGATCGCGCCCGATCTGTCCTTCGCGCTGCACAATATGCCCGGCGTGCCCTTCGGGGCGGCAGCGCTGCAGGACGGGGTGATGAATTGCGCTTCGCGCGGCATGAAAATCACGCTCACCGGGTGGACTGCTCATGCCTCGCTGCCCGAAAGCGGTCGCTCCCCCGCTCCGGCACTGGCCCGACTGCTGAGCGATCTGACGGCGCTCGGCAACGAGTTGCACCAGAGCGATCCCGATTTCGCGCGCGTGACGATCACCCATGCGCGGCTCGGCGAGCCCGCTTTCGGCGTCGCGCCCGGCGCGGCGGAGCTTTGGGCGACCCTGCGCACCCAGCGCGATGCGGGGATGGCGGGGCTCGTGGAGAAAGCCGAGGCGATGGTGCGCGAGGCCGCCGATGCGCTCGGTCTGGAGCGCGAGATCACCTATCACGACGTCTTTCGCCATTGCGAAAACGCTCCTGAAGCGAACGCCATCCTGCGCGCGGCGCTGCGGGCCGAGGGGATCGAGACCACCGAGACCGATCTACCGATGCGCGCCTCCGAGGATTTCGGGCGTTTCGCCGATCACGGCCCTGCCGCGATGGCGCTTCTGGGCGCGGGTGACCGCCCCGCCCTGCACAATCCTGATTACGATTTCCCCGACGCGCTGATCGGCCCTGGCGCGCGCGTGCTGATCCAGTGCCTGCGCGCACGGTTATACTGA
- a CDS encoding DUF2842 domain-containing protein, with product MALSYKARRRLSLLALVVGLPAYIVVAVTVVNWAGARWGRLPIWAEFGVYVVLGLLWIAPLKPIFKGVGKDDPDDPSQP from the coding sequence ATGGCGCTGAGCTACAAGGCCCGTCGCCGCCTCTCGCTGCTGGCCCTCGTCGTGGGGCTGCCCGCCTATATCGTCGTCGCGGTGACGGTGGTGAACTGGGCGGGCGCGCGCTGGGGGCGGCTGCCGATCTGGGCCGAGTTCGGCGTCTATGTCGTGCTTGGCCTGCTGTGGATCGCGCCGCTCAAGCCGATCTTCAAAGGCGTCGGCAAGGACGATCCCGACGATCCGTCGCAGCCGTGA
- a CDS encoding adenylosuccinate synthase, with translation MANVVVVGAQWGDEGKGKIVDWLSERADVIARFQGGHNAGHTLVIDGKVYKLNALPSGVVRGGKLSVIGNGVVLDPFHLLAEIEKIRDQGVEITPETLMIAENTPLILPIHGELDRAREEAASKGTKIGTTGRGIGPAYEDKVGRRSVRVADLADDATLEARVDRALQHHDPLRKGLGIEAIDRDALIAKLKDVAPEILKYAAPVWKVLNEKRKQGKRILFEGAQGSLLDIDFGTYPFVTSSNVVAGQAAAGTGMGPGAIDFVLGIVKAYTTRVGEGPFPTELDDEDGNRLGTRGHEFGTVTGRKRRCGWFDAALVRQTCAISGVNGIALTKLDVLDGFETIKICTGYELDGETLDYLPTAAEEQKRCIPVYEEIEGWAESTEGARSWADLPAAAIKYVRRIEELIDCPVAMLSTSPERDDTILVTDPFAD, from the coding sequence ATGGCCAATGTCGTCGTCGTCGGCGCCCAATGGGGTGACGAGGGGAAAGGCAAGATCGTGGACTGGCTCAGCGAGCGCGCGGATGTGATCGCGCGGTTTCAGGGCGGTCATAACGCGGGCCATACGCTCGTGATCGACGGCAAGGTCTACAAGCTCAACGCGCTGCCTTCGGGCGTGGTGCGGGGCGGCAAGCTCTCGGTGATCGGCAATGGCGTCGTGCTCGACCCGTTCCACCTGCTCGCAGAGATCGAGAAGATCCGCGATCAGGGCGTGGAGATCACCCCCGAGACGCTGATGATCGCAGAAAACACCCCGCTGATCCTGCCGATTCACGGCGAGCTCGACCGCGCCCGCGAAGAAGCGGCCTCGAAAGGCACCAAGATCGGCACCACCGGTCGCGGCATCGGCCCGGCCTATGAAGACAAGGTGGGCCGCCGTTCGGTCCGCGTGGCAGACCTCGCGGACGACGCGACGCTGGAAGCCCGCGTCGACCGCGCGCTGCAGCACCACGATCCGCTGCGCAAGGGTCTCGGCATCGAGGCGATCGACCGCGACGCGCTGATCGCAAAGCTCAAGGACGTCGCGCCCGAGATCCTGAAATACGCAGCCCCGGTCTGGAAAGTGCTCAACGAGAAGCGCAAGCAGGGCAAGCGCATCCTCTTCGAAGGCGCGCAGGGCTCGCTGCTGGACATCGATTTCGGCACTTACCCCTTCGTGACCTCGTCGAACGTGGTCGCGGGTCAGGCCGCCGCCGGCACCGGCATGGGTCCGGGTGCGATCGATTTCGTCCTCGGTATCGTCAAAGCCTACACCACCCGCGTCGGCGAAGGCCCCTTCCCGACCGAGCTGGACGACGAAGACGGCAACCGCCTCGGCACGCGCGGCCATGAATTCGGCACCGTCACGGGCCGCAAGCGCCGCTGCGGCTGGTTCGACGCGGCACTGGTGCGCCAGACCTGCGCGATCTCGGGCGTGAACGGCATCGCGCTGACCAAGCTCGACGTGCTCGACGGGTTCGAGACGATCAAGATCTGCACCGGCTATGAGCTCGACGGCGAGACGCTCGACTATCTGCCGACCGCCGCGGAAGAGCAGAAGCGCTGCATCCCGGTCTATGAAGAGATCGAGGGCTGGGCCGAATCGACCGAAGGCGCGCGCAGCTGGGCCGATCTTCCGGCGGCAGCGATCAAATATGTTCGCCGGATCGAGGAGCTGATCGACTGCCCGGTCGCGATGCTCTCGACCTCGCCTGAGCGCGACGACACGATCCTCGTGACCGACCCCTTCGCGGATTGA
- the secG gene encoding preprotein translocase subunit SecG yields MENVVLSIHLILALLLIGVVLLQRSEGGGLGMGSSNSSGGGVGGLMTGRQAANALTRVTWVLAAGFFATSVTLTVLAAQKAGSSSVLDSAAPEQSAPAETAPATDTTGSTPSLDVVMPPPASGSDSSTGGNAGETTTDTQSGPVTPPAAN; encoded by the coding sequence ATGGAAAACGTCGTTCTCTCGATCCATCTGATCCTCGCACTGCTGCTGATTGGCGTGGTGCTGCTGCAACGCTCCGAAGGGGGTGGCCTCGGCATGGGGTCGTCCAACAGCTCCGGCGGCGGTGTCGGCGGGCTGATGACCGGTCGGCAGGCGGCCAATGCGCTGACTCGCGTGACCTGGGTTCTGGCCGCTGGCTTCTTCGCGACCTCGGTGACGCTGACGGTTCTGGCCGCGCAGAAAGCGGGCAGCAGCTCGGTGCTCGATAGCGCCGCGCCCGAGCAAAGCGCTCCGGCAGAGACCGCGCCGGCCACTGACACGACCGGCTCGACGCCGTCGCTCGATGTGGTGATGCCGCCGCCGGCAAGCGGGTCGGATTCCTCGACCGGCGGGAACGCGGGCGAAACCACGACGGATACGCAAAGCGGTCCGGTTACGCCGCCCGCCGCCAACTAA
- a CDS encoding CTP synthase encodes MARYVFITGGVVSSLGKGLASAALGALLQARGFSVRLRKLDPYLNVDPGTMSPFEHGEVFVTDDGAETDLDLGHYERFTGVSARKTDSISSGRIYTNVLEKERRGEYLGKTIQVIPHVTNEIKDFLDVGDDEVDFMLCEIGGTVGDIEGLPFFEAIRQFSQDRPRGQCIFMHLTLLPYLAASGELKTKPTQHSVKELRSIGLQPDVLVCRSEQPIPEKERGKIALFCNVRPEAVIPAYDLKSIYEAPLAYHRMGLDQAVLDAFGISPAPKPELSRWEDVMDRLDHAEGEVRVAIVGKYVQLEDAYKSIAEALTHGGMANRVRVKAEWIDAEIFENEDPAPYLENYHAILVPGGFGERGTEGKIRAAQFAREKGVPYLGICLGMQMAVIEAARNLAGVSDAGSEEFDHEAGKKRFTPVVYHLKEWVQGNHRVERKVTDDKGGTMRLGAYSAALKEGSKVAEVYGSTDIEERHRHRYEVDIKYREPLEKCGMTFSGMSPDGRLPEIVEHKDHPWFIGVQFHPELKSKPFAPHPLFAGFIKAARDQSRLV; translated from the coding sequence ATGGCACGTTATGTCTTCATTACCGGCGGCGTTGTCTCGTCGCTCGGCAAGGGTTTGGCATCCGCCGCCCTGGGGGCATTGCTGCAAGCACGCGGCTTTTCGGTTCGGCTGCGCAAGCTCGACCCGTATCTCAACGTCGATCCGGGCACGATGAGCCCGTTCGAGCATGGCGAGGTCTTCGTCACCGATGACGGGGCCGAGACCGATCTCGACCTTGGCCATTACGAACGCTTCACAGGTGTTTCGGCGCGCAAGACCGACTCGATCTCTTCGGGGCGGATCTACACCAATGTGCTCGAGAAGGAGCGCCGTGGCGAATATCTGGGCAAAACGATCCAGGTGATCCCGCACGTCACCAACGAGATCAAGGACTTCCTCGATGTCGGCGATGACGAGGTCGATTTCATGCTCTGCGAGATCGGCGGCACGGTCGGCGATATCGAGGGCCTGCCCTTCTTCGAAGCGATCCGCCAGTTCAGCCAGGACCGTCCGCGCGGCCAATGTATCTTCATGCACCTCACGTTGCTGCCCTATCTGGCGGCGTCGGGCGAGTTGAAGACCAAGCCGACGCAGCACTCGGTGAAGGAACTGCGCTCGATCGGCCTGCAGCCCGACGTGCTGGTCTGCCGCTCGGAGCAGCCGATTCCGGAAAAAGAGCGCGGCAAGATCGCGCTGTTCTGTAACGTGCGCCCCGAGGCGGTGATCCCGGCCTATGACCTGAAGTCGATCTACGAGGCGCCGCTGGCCTATCACCGCATGGGTCTCGATCAGGCGGTGCTGGACGCGTTCGGCATCTCGCCCGCGCCGAAGCCGGAACTGAGCCGCTGGGAAGACGTGATGGATCGTCTCGACCATGCCGAGGGCGAGGTGCGCGTGGCGATCGTGGGCAAATATGTCCAGCTGGAGGATGCCTACAAGTCGATCGCCGAGGCGCTGACCCATGGCGGGATGGCGAACCGGGTCCGCGTGAAGGCGGAATGGATCGACGCGGAGATTTTCGAGAACGAAGACCCCGCGCCCTATCTGGAAAATTACCACGCGATCCTCGTGCCCGGCGGCTTCGGTGAACGCGGCACGGAAGGCAAGATCCGGGCGGCCCAATTCGCGCGCGAAAAGGGTGTGCCCTATCTGGGCATCTGTCTGGGTATGCAGATGGCCGTCATCGAGGCCGCGCGGAACCTCGCGGGCGTCAGCGATGCGGGCTCTGAGGAGTTCGACCACGAGGCGGGCAAGAAGCGCTTCACCCCGGTCGTCTATCACCTCAAGGAATGGGTGCAGGGCAACCACCGGGTCGAGCGCAAGGTGACCGACGACAAGGGCGGCACGATGCGTCTGGGCGCCTATTCCGCCGCGCTGAAAGAGGGCTCGAAGGTCGCCGAGGTCTACGGCTCGACCGATATCGAAGAGCGTCACCGCCACCGCTACGAAGTCGACATCAAGTATCGCGAGCCGTTGGAGAAATGCGGCATGACCTTCTCCGGCATGTCGCCCGATGGCCGCCTGCCCGAGATCGTCGAGCACAAGGACCATCCGTGGTTCATCGGAGTGCAGTTCCACCCCGAGCTGAAATCGAAGCCCTTCGCGCCGCATCCGCTGTTTGCGGGCTTCATCAAAGCCGCGCGGGATCAGAGCCGGTTGGTGTAA
- a CDS encoding GbsR/MarR family transcriptional regulator, with the protein MSETELPEAFAELAPRFGFSRPAGRCLGAIWRAAQAPSADDLVAQLGLSRSNVSTALKELRDAGLVQAARSPGSRKDFFVAPTEPWELARLMLAERERRVIGPARDHLSALEARSADPRAAALCELLDAASGYIQTLIRLDPAELARQIDPARGGGKAEKHAPKPSKKKKKKAAQS; encoded by the coding sequence ATGAGTGAAACCGAACTGCCCGAAGCCTTCGCCGAACTCGCCCCCCGTTTCGGATTTTCCCGCCCCGCGGGCCGCTGCCTCGGCGCGATCTGGCGCGCGGCGCAAGCGCCCTCGGCCGACGATCTGGTAGCGCAGCTTGGCCTGTCGCGCTCGAATGTCTCGACCGCGTTGAAGGAATTGCGCGATGCGGGTCTCGTGCAGGCCGCACGCTCGCCGGGCTCGCGCAAGGATTTCTTCGTCGCCCCGACCGAGCCGTGGGAGTTGGCGCGGCTGATGCTGGCCGAGCGTGAACGCCGCGTCATCGGCCCCGCGCGCGACCACCTGTCCGCCCTGGAAGCCCGCAGCGCCGATCCGCGCGCGGCGGCCTTGTGCGAGCTGCTCGACGCGGCCTCGGGCTACATCCAGACGCTGATCCGCCTCGACCCGGCCGAGCTTGCCCGCCAGATCGACCCAGCCCGCGGCGGCGGCAAAGCCGAAAAACACGCGCCTAAGCCATCGAAGAAGAAAAAGAAAAAAGCCGCGCAAAGCTGA
- a CDS encoding 2-dehydro-3-deoxygalactonokinase, which yields MADWIALTEEFGRWRAAHVSDGAVSDRKSGPAARPLLPDGAAAIVAASTAGPAPRALPCTPRAEGALPLTEIGGQSYPALPGLIQDSDGTEITAPEAARIAGILAGLPQFDGVIWICGASAIWAHISAGEVVSAMRAGSAAMLAALGAPLEAGDGFDAALADTLSRPERLARELAPLSLGRPTPRAAGAVLGAELAAAKPWWLGQTVLALSSASAPGWSEICARGLQAQGAQVTLGDGEAALIAGLSAARRPSA from the coding sequence ATGGCTGATTGGATCGCACTCACGGAAGAATTCGGGCGCTGGCGCGCCGCACATGTCTCGGACGGGGCGGTGAGCGACCGCAAATCCGGCCCCGCCGCCCGCCCGCTCTTGCCCGACGGGGCCGCTGCGATCGTGGCGGCCTCCACTGCAGGCCCCGCCCCGCGCGCCCTGCCCTGCACGCCGCGCGCTGAGGGCGCGCTGCCGCTGACCGAGATCGGCGGACAAAGCTATCCGGCCCTGCCCGGCCTGATCCAAGACAGCGACGGCACCGAGATCACCGCCCCCGAGGCGGCCCGGATCGCCGGCATCCTCGCAGGCCTCCCGCAATTCGATGGCGTGATCTGGATCTGCGGCGCAAGCGCGATCTGGGCGCATATCTCGGCGGGTGAAGTCGTCAGCGCGATGCGCGCAGGCTCCGCCGCGATGCTGGCCGCGCTTGGCGCGCCGCTCGAGGCGGGCGACGGGTTCGACGCAGCCCTCGCCGATACCCTTTCGCGCCCCGAACGCCTCGCCCGCGAATTGGCCCCGCTCAGCCTCGGACGCCCCACCCCGCGCGCCGCCGGTGCCGTCCTCGGCGCGGAACTCGCCGCGGCGAAACCGTGGTGGCTCGGGCAAACCGTGCTGGCTCTGTCCTCCGCCTCCGCCCCCGGCTGGTCGGAAATTTGCGCCCGCGGCTTGCAAGCGCAGGGCGCGCAGGTCACTTTGGGCGACGGGGAGGCCGCGCTGATCGCGGGGCTGTCCGCGGCGCGCCGACCCAGCGCGTAA
- a CDS encoding zinc ABC transporter substrate-binding protein: MRPTLPVLVSALVALPALAQAEVPSVVTDVPPVQSLVAQVMGDLGQPEVLLGQNSDAHHYQLKPSQARDLQDADLVFWVGPRLTPWLERAIEGVGVKGQSVELLHAPGTTLRSFSAQDPHDHSADLDEDEGHAEAGHDDHAEVDQMTDPHAWLDPDNAKLWLGLIAEDFAKADPEHADTYAANAKAAQTRIETLDAKLKAEFAPVADKPFLVYHAAYGYLADHYGLTIMGALSPSDASTPGAAHLVSLRDEASAKNAVCAFPEANHDPKMVEILVDGTPVTLGKSLDPSGTALTYGPGLYEDLMQGMADTITACLSQG; this comes from the coding sequence ATGCGCCCCACCCTTCCCGTTCTCGTGAGCGCCCTTGTCGCGCTGCCCGCACTCGCCCAAGCCGAGGTGCCCAGCGTCGTCACCGATGTGCCGCCGGTGCAGTCGCTCGTCGCGCAGGTGATGGGCGATCTGGGCCAGCCCGAAGTGCTGCTCGGTCAGAATTCGGACGCGCATCACTATCAGCTGAAGCCGAGCCAAGCGCGCGATCTGCAAGATGCCGATCTCGTCTTCTGGGTCGGCCCGCGCCTGACGCCGTGGCTCGAACGCGCCATCGAAGGCGTCGGCGTGAAGGGGCAATCGGTCGAATTGCTTCACGCGCCCGGAACGACGCTGCGCAGCTTCTCTGCGCAAGACCCGCATGATCACAGCGCCGATCTCGACGAGGACGAGGGTCACGCCGAGGCGGGGCACGACGACCACGCCGAGGTCGATCAGATGACCGATCCCCATGCGTGGCTCGACCCCGACAATGCGAAGCTCTGGCTCGGCCTGATCGCCGAAGACTTCGCCAAGGCCGATCCCGAACATGCCGACACCTACGCGGCCAATGCCAAAGCGGCGCAGACGCGGATCGAGACGCTCGACGCCAAGCTCAAGGCTGAATTCGCCCCCGTCGCGGACAAGCCCTTCCTCGTCTATCACGCGGCCTATGGCTATCTGGCCGATCACTACGGGCTGACCATCATGGGCGCGCTCTCGCCCAGCGATGCCTCGACCCCCGGCGCGGCGCATCTGGTGAGCCTGCGCGACGAGGCCTCGGCAAAGAATGCCGTCTGCGCCTTCCCGGAAGCGAACCACGACCCGAAGATGGTCGAAATCCTCGTCGATGGGACGCCGGTGACGCTCGGCAAGTCGCTCGACCCTTCGGGCACCGCGCTGACCTATGGCCCCGGTCTCTATGAGGACCTGATGCAAGGAATGGCGGACACGATCACCGCCTGCCTGTCGCAGGGTTGA
- a CDS encoding Fur family transcriptional regulator: protein MGSSTSSAKAFTPHDHSRCAGTTLARAEAVAAERGARLTPVRKRALEILLEEHRAMGAYEVLDRLAEDGFGKQPPVAYRALEFLVEHGLAHRVRRLNAFAACMSPGEEHAPFFLICRNCGEVAEAGPEEGAEEVRRALQGAAERLNFHVERATVEALGLCPNCAAEEAQ from the coding sequence GTGGGATCTTCGACCTCTTCCGCCAAGGCTTTCACGCCGCATGACCACAGCCGATGCGCCGGCACCACGCTGGCGCGCGCCGAGGCTGTCGCCGCCGAGAGGGGCGCGCGTCTGACCCCGGTGCGCAAGCGCGCGCTGGAAATTCTGCTGGAAGAACATCGGGCTATGGGCGCCTATGAGGTGCTCGATCGGCTCGCAGAGGATGGGTTCGGCAAGCAGCCGCCCGTGGCCTACCGCGCGCTGGAGTTCCTTGTCGAGCACGGCCTTGCGCATCGCGTGCGTCGCCTGAATGCCTTCGCCGCCTGTATGAGCCCGGGCGAGGAACATGCGCCGTTCTTCCTGATCTGCCGCAACTGTGGCGAGGTCGCCGAGGCCGGGCCCGAAGAGGGGGCCGAAGAGGTGCGCCGCGCCCTGCAGGGCGCGGCCGAGCGGTTGAATTTCCATGTCGAGCGGGCGACCGTCGAGGCGCTGGGGCTCTGCCCAAACTGCGCTGCAGAGGAGGCGCAATGA
- a CDS encoding metal ABC transporter ATP-binding protein — MSELITAQGLSVRHGEVEVLHGVDFTISSGEIVTVVGPNGSGKSTLIRALIGLERAARGKVNRQAGLRIGYVPQKLHVDVSLPLTVRRFLSLPKRVSNARAEAALERTGVPHLGGRQISRLSGGQFQRVLLARALLSEPQILILDEPTQGLDQPGTAGFYKLIEEVRQETGCAVLMVSHDLHVVMSASDRVICLNGHVCCQGTPKVVSEAPEYRALFGMGTQGAFALYQHSHDHGEHADHATCSHDHDHAHDAAQDDTQTHGQAHV; from the coding sequence ATGAGCGAATTGATCACGGCGCAGGGCCTGAGCGTGCGTCATGGCGAGGTCGAGGTGCTTCACGGCGTCGACTTCACGATTTCCTCGGGCGAGATCGTCACCGTCGTCGGGCCGAACGGCTCGGGTAAATCGACGCTGATCCGCGCCCTGATCGGGCTGGAGCGTGCCGCGCGCGGCAAGGTGAACCGTCAGGCTGGGCTGCGGATCGGCTATGTCCCGCAAAAGCTGCATGTCGATGTGAGCCTGCCGCTGACGGTGCGCCGCTTCCTGTCGCTGCCCAAGCGCGTTTCGAACGCGCGCGCCGAGGCCGCTCTGGAACGCACCGGCGTCCCGCATCTGGGCGGGCGGCAGATTTCGCGGCTCTCGGGTGGGCAGTTCCAACGGGTGCTTCTGGCGCGCGCCTTGCTGTCGGAGCCGCAGATCCTGATCCTCGACGAGCCGACGCAGGGGCTCGACCAGCCAGGCACGGCAGGGTTCTACAAGCTGATCGAAGAAGTCCGTCAGGAAACCGGCTGCGCGGTGCTGATGGTCAGTCACGATCTGCACGTCGTGATGTCGGCCTCGGATCGGGTGATCTGCCTCAACGGCCATGTCTGCTGTCAGGGCACGCCGAAAGTCGTCTCGGAGGCGCCGGAATATCGCGCGCTGTTCGGGATGGGCACACAAGGGGCCTTCGCGCTCTATCAGCATAGCCACGATCATGGCGAACATGCGGATCACGCGACCTGCAGCCACGATCACGATCACGCCCATGATGCGGCGCAGGACGACACTCAGACCCACGGGCAGGCGCATGTTTGA
- a CDS encoding metal ABC transporter permease yields the protein MFDDFLFRAALAGIGLTFATGPLGSFVVWRRMAYFGDATAHAAILGVALSFAFGISVYLGTLGVALAMALTVARLSGRGHAMDTLLGVLAHSALAFGLVAASLQSGLRVDLSAWLFGDILAVSRSDLAVVWGGSAVVVALLAWRWQGLLTATINDELAMSSGLDPRREQMALTIALALTVAVAIKIVGALLIAALLIIPAATARQFARGPEAMAAGATGVGIASVLLGLWGSLQFDTPAGPSIVAASTVLFVLSLPLRRAR from the coding sequence ATGTTTGACGATTTTCTTTTCCGCGCGGCGCTGGCCGGGATCGGCCTGACCTTCGCGACTGGGCCTTTGGGCTCTTTCGTGGTGTGGCGGCGGATGGCCTATTTCGGCGATGCAACCGCCCATGCGGCGATCCTCGGCGTGGCGCTGAGCTTCGCCTTCGGTATCTCGGTCTATCTGGGCACGCTTGGCGTGGCGCTGGCGATGGCGCTCACCGTTGCGCGGCTCTCGGGGCGCGGCCATGCGATGGACACGCTCTTGGGGGTGCTCGCCCATTCCGCGCTGGCTTTCGGCCTCGTCGCGGCATCGCTGCAATCGGGGCTGCGGGTCGATCTGTCGGCATGGTTGTTCGGCGATATCCTCGCCGTGTCGCGCAGCGATCTGGCCGTGGTCTGGGGCGGCTCGGCGGTGGTCGTGGCGCTGCTGGCATGGCGCTGGCAGGGGCTGCTGACCGCAACGATCAATGACGAGCTGGCGATGTCCTCGGGGCTCGACCCGCGGCGCGAGCAGATGGCGCTGACCATCGCGCTGGCGCTGACCGTGGCCGTGGCGATCAAGATCGTCGGCGCGCTGCTGATCGCGGCACTGCTGATCATCCCGGCGGCCACGGCGCGGCAATTCGCGCGCGGGCCCGAGGCGATGGCGGCGGGCGCGACCGGGGTGGGGATCGCCTCGGTGCTGCTGGGGCTTTGGGGCTCGTTGCAGTTCGACACCCCCGCCGGTCCGTCGATCGTGGCGGCCTCGACCGTGCTTTTCGTGCTGTCCTTGCCGCTGCGTCGCGCGCGCTAA